Proteins from a single region of Urocitellus parryii isolate mUroPar1 chromosome 4, mUroPar1.hap1, whole genome shotgun sequence:
- the LOC113175086 gene encoding olfactory receptor 4C11-like encodes MWQNSNVTEFILLGLTQDPLRQKMVFLIFLIFYVGTVVGNTLVIVTIKSSRTLESPMYYFLFYLSFADSCYSTCTAPKLIEDALSAKKVISYNECMTQIFALHLFGCMEIFVLILMAADRYVAICKPLHYPRIMRSQVCLILIVLAWIGSFMHSIAQIILALRLPFCGPNLIDHYCCDLQPLFKIACTDTYLLNLLLVTNSGAICLVSLTILTISYIVILHSLRNHSAEGRKKALSTCTSHIIVVVLFFGPCIFIYTRPPTTFPMDKMVTVFYTIGTPFLNPLIYTLRNAEVKNAMRNLWQVKTTSENRRRVESPISCLYTYDMTTSL; translated from the coding sequence ATGTGGCAAAATAGTAATGTAACTGAGTTCATATTGCTAGGATTGACCCAGGATCCTTTGAGGCAGAAAATggtgtttttaatattcttaattttctatGTGGGAACTGTAGTGGGGAATACACTTGTTATTGTGACCATCAAATCCAGCAGGACACTTGAAAGCCccatgtattatttcttattttatctgtcCTTTGCTGATTCCTGCTATTCAACATGCACAGCCCCTAAACTCATTGAGGATGCTCTCTCTGCAAAGAAAGTCATATCCTACAATGAGTGCATGACACAAATCTTTGCACTACACTTATTTGGCTGCATGGAGATCTTTGTCCTCATTCTCATGGCTGCtgatcgctatgtggccatctgtaagcCTTTGCATTACCCAAGGATCATGAGGAGTCAGGTCTGTCTCATCTTGATTGTCCTTGCCTGGATAGGGTCCTTTATGCATTCCATTGCTCAGATTATCCTGGCCTTGAGATTGCCCTTCTGTGGACCCAACTTGATTGACCATTATTGCTGTGATCTGCAGCCCTTGTTTAAAATTGCCTGCACGGACACTTACTTGCTGAATCTGCTGTTGGTTACTAACAGTGGGGCAATTTGCTTAGTCAGTTTAACAATTTTAACCATTTCATACATTGTCATCCTGCATTCTCTGAGAAATCACAGTGCAGAAGGGAGGAAAAAGGCTCTGTCCACTTGCACGTCTCACATCATTGTTGTTGTCTTGTTCTTTGGTCcctgtatattcatatatacacgcCCCCCAACCACGTTCCCCATGGACAAGATGGTGACAGTATTTTATACCATTGGCACACCCTTCCTCAACCCACTCATCTACACACTGAGGAATGCAGAGGTGAAAAATGCCATGAGAAATCTGTGGCAGGTTAAAACTACATCAGAAAACAGGAGACGAGTTGAGAGTCCAATCTCATGTTTATACACTTATGATATGACTACAtctctataa